The nucleotide sequence TGATTTTGTGCTGCTTCATCTATCTTCGGCATTACAAAACTCTCCACCCAGCTTCTTACAGAATCACGGATAAGCTTGTGTTCTTCGGTCAAAAGAGCGTCTATGGAGTAATAATCTGGTATGCTTGATAACGGATAATATGACATTATTTTTGTTTTGCCTAAAAATAAAGCTTTTCCTGAATTACCAAAAAGTTTTGTTAACAAATAATTTACTTTCTACTGTTGTTGGATTTACTTATTCTAATAAAGAACTACATTCCACATTAAATTGATATATTTGAAAAACAATTTTAGTAAAATGACAGAAGAACAAAGGATTGAGATTTTAAACAATGCAAAAGACTTTTTTAGAAGTGAAATTGTAATTAGTCATATTGAAGGTGCTTGTAAACGTGCGAGTAAATTATCTGAATATAATGTAAACCCTTTCTTGTTTAAATATCTTGCAAATTTTCTTACTGGAAATGATAACGCCGAAAGTATTGCAAAAGCATTAGTCTTACCAAGAATTCTTGGTTCTTCTATAAATACTTCCTTTGGTATGAAAGTCCAAAAATTGATTGGCCAACTATTCCAAGGATTAGGCTCTACAACATCTGGAATTGATATTGAATTTATTGACGGAATTGATGGTCGAAGAAAATATTGTCAACTAAAAGCTGGTCCGAATACAATAAATCACGATGATGTTACCACAGTAATCAATCACTTCAATGGTGTGAGAAATTTAGCGAGAACCAACAATCTTAATGTTGGAATAAATGATATGATTGTGGGCGTTATTTATGGTGAAGAAACCGAATTGAGTTCTCACTATAAAAGAATATCGCAATGTTATCCAGTAATCATTGGAAAAGAATTTTGGTATAGATTAACAGGAAAAGAAAATTTTTATCTTGATTTAATTGATGCCATTGGCGACGTTGCATTAGAAGTAGATGGAAGTCATATTGTAGAACAGACTATTTCAAATCTAGCAATAGAAATTCAAGCAAAATATTTTGATTAAAATAAGGATTGATTGTTATCTTATTCTATAATAATCATTCAAAAACTTGATGATTGAATAGCCAATTTCTCGACCAAGATTAACAGGCACTGCATTTCCTATTTGTTTATATTGTTGAGAAATTGGACCTGAGAAATGCCAATTATCTGGGAATGTCTGTATTCTTGCGTATTCACGAACTGTAAAAGGACGAGTTTCATCTGGGTGACAACGTTCTGTTTGCTTTTGAGCTGGACTGCAAGTTAATGTTAAACAAGGCTCATCCCAACCAATTCGTCTTGCCATTCCTGTTTTTCCTCCTCCCAAATAAAAACTAGCTCCCATAAAGTCTTTTTGTATTTCTAAAGGCAAATCCCTCCAATATCCTTTTGGTGGAACTAAATCCAAAACATTTTTTTTACTTTCAGGATATTTTACTCCATTAGACTTTGGAACATCAGTGTCAAATAAATCGCCTTTTTTCAAAGCATCTTTTAGGTTGTAGATTTTCTTGTAAGGTTTTGGTTATACATATTTTACATCAATATCTTTTCGAATACCAACTAAAATTAAGCGCTCTCTTTTTTGTGGAACTTTGTAATTAATAGCTTTCAAAACTTTAACTGGAACCACATTATAACCAATTTCGTCTAAAATGGAAATCATTCCTTGCAGAGTTTTCCCATTATCGTGACTTAAAAGACCTTTTACATTCTCACCAATACAAATTGGAGGATTTACTTCTTTTACTACACGAGCAAATTCATAGAACAAAGTTCCTCTAGCATCTTCGAAGCCTAGTCTTTTACCTGCATAACTAAATGCCTGGCAAGGAAACCCGCCTGTTACAACATCAACTTGATTATGGTAGCTGAAAAAGCTAAAGTTTTTTATATCGCCTTCATAGACATTCCAATTCGGGCGATTTGTTCTCAAAGTTTCACAAGCGTGTTTATCTATTTCATTCAATGCAACACATTTTAGGCCTGCTTTTTCCATTCCAACAGCTAAGCCACCTGCACCTGCGAAAAGCTCTAAAACTTTATACTCGTTAAGTGGTTCAGCAAAATTTGAAACAGTTTCTATTATTTCATCTTGTATAAATTCTGAAAACAATGCTTGCACATCATCTTTGCGATAAACTCTATAATTGCTCATAGGTTCTCGTACTGCTGAAAGCTTTCCTTCTTCATCCCAACGACGAAGAGTTTTTGTGCTTTTATTAAGTAATTTTGCTGTTTCTGAAATAGTTAAATAATCACTCATAACCGAATTGTACAAGGTTGGACATTGGTTACAAATTTAATCTAAAATATTTCAGATTTCCAAGTAAAATATAAAATTAATCTGATAAAATTTTAAAGCTTGAAAAAGCTCCAAACCAAATTGGAGCTTTTTCCTTTTATTTCTTCTTCAAATCTTTATCAATCTGCTTTTCGGCATTCTCGGCTTTCTTTTCCTGAGCACGTTTTTCCTTTCGTTGTTGTGCTCGGGATTTTTTCTCGGCGCGTTTTTCTTCTCGGATGACTTTGTTGGATTTGGTATTATACAAGGCTTCTACAATACCTTGTCCGGTTTTGCTAAAGATTTTGATTTTCGGTTTCTCGTGCGTTCCTGTGACTACAATCGGGAATCCAATCCAGCCGGCGGGTGGTAATCCAACTCTCACTCGGAAATCCAGCAAACCATTAAAACTCGTCGTTCCACTAATCGTAGGTCTCAGAACAGAAACTTTGAAAGTAAATGGTTCAACGTGAATCAAATTATTGTTGATGGTTGTATTGATATCTACGCCTTTCATATCCGGATTATCAAAAGCATTGGCGCCAATATTATCACCAATCGTCGAAAGCATTTTTAGGTTTTTGACTTCGACGTCTCTCAGATTAACATTTCCGCCACCTTCCAATGATGGATAGATAGGTTTCATATTGCTGTCAAAATCGCCTTTCAGTTTGTAATCCAAAGAGACAATTCCTTTCACGTCTTTCGCGGCAGTCGCCATTTCGCGCACCATATCAATCTCTTTGTAAGCCCTTTGAACATCGAAGTCTGCAACATTTAAGGCAACATCGTAATTAGCTGTGATTGGTGATTCGTCCTGATATCTTGCATCGATTTTCATTCTACTTCCTATGATATCAAAGCTTGTATTTTTCAGATAAACTTCGCCTTTGCTGACCGATGCTAACCCTAAAAGATTGTTCAATCCAAGTCCTTTGAATTCTACTTTTTTCGCATTAGCTTCCAACGCGACATCCAGATTTTTTGGAACAATAACAACGCCACTGCTTTTCGGATGTTCTTCTTTCGCATACTCTACAGAAAGCGATTTGTCTTTGTTGTCGCCTTCTTTCAGCGCCATAAATTCATCAATCAAAATATAATTGGATTTGAGATGGAATTTGCCGTGAAGCGTCCCTTTTCTTTCGATGAAATAATTGATGGTGTTCAAGAGATAACCATTCAAAGCAAAATCGGATTTTCCGTAAGTTGCAAAGAATTTTCTGAACCACATTTTTTCATTCTCAAATTCGAAATTTCCTTCTTTGATGAAGAATGATTTCGGAAGATATTCGGTTGTGGCTTTGATATTTTTTAGAATTAAATTTCCTCTATTATCAAGCTTGTGATATTGTCCTGTTGTTGCATAACTTTGTCGGCCGTTCAAGGATAAATCTGCCATAATTAATCCGCTGACATCAAACCCTTCTTTAGCAAAAACCTTATAAATTCTGCCGACATTCAAGACCCCTTTTGCTCGGACTTTGTATAAAACATCTTCGAAATTCTGTAAATCGGCATTCACAAAAACAGGATTTCCTTCAAAATCAAATTTAAACGGGTCGAGCTTCACACCCAGACTTTTGAAAGTCCCGTCCGTATTATGAATATTCGCCAAAATATTGATATTCTGGATTGGATTTGTGTAATATTTAGTTTTAAGCCAGCCATTTTTCAGATTGAAATAACCTTTTGTTTTCGGGAATAATTTTTTGTCAAGGTTAAAGATTCCATTCGACTGAATATCAGTATTCATAAGCCCTTTTAGTTCAATATCTTTCAATCCTAAAGCTGCATCTAAAGTTGCCAAATCGATTCCGCCTTTGATATTAGCATTGATGTTCATTTCATTTAAACCTTGTGTTCTGACTTTTGCCCGGAATTGATTATTCTTGCCTAAATCAAAACTTAGATTACGCAAATCGAGTAAGAGTTTTTCTGTGTCTAGCGCAGGTAACTCGACATTCAGATCCATATTCAGATTGTTCATCGGAACCGGCGCTTTGCTGTTAGAAACAAAACCGTTGTTTACCTTTAAGCTTGCTTTCAGATCTGGTTTTTGATTTTTCGGCTCACTGAACCTTCCTTTCAAACTAAAAAACAAATCGCTGTTTCCTTCAATTTTTGTGTCCTTAACCCAGCTCAAATATTGCGGTGGCAAAACGGACAACATATCTTTAATCGTCGTTTTCTCCGAAGCCGCATTAATATTGAGGTTATATCCATCTTTCAAAATACTCACAAATCCTGTGAATTTCAAAGGAAGTTCATTGATTCTTAACTCATTTTTTCTCAAAACGAAAGTCAAAGCGTTAGTATTGATTCTCGTAATCAAATCGGCGTGTAAAGTTTTTTGCTGTGCATACCAAATCCGGTTCAAAGCAAAATCAAGTTTATCAATATCCAAGTCGGTTTCCAAATCGAAAATATCTTCGCTCAAACCGCCTTTTCCTGTATAATTAAGACCTTTTGCATTAACTAAAACGTTTGCTGCGTGATCATTGTATTTGATATTCCAGTTTTTCAGTTTAATTAAATCCAATTTAATGGATGCTCCGGTTCCTGTTGTATCTTTTGGTTTTTCGGACGGTTTTGAAACGTAAACATTATAATTGGCTTGTCCTTTAGAATTGACGAAAACATTAGCTGTTGCGTCGTTTACATAAATCTCATCAATTTTTATTTCTTGATTAAAAATCAGATTTTTCAAGTTGATTCCTACAGAAACATCTTTTGCGGCAAGCAAAGTATCTTGCTCAAAAGGTTTGGAACCTTTCAATATAAAATCGTCCACAGAAACCGTGAGAGAGGGGAAGTGTCGGAAAAATGTGAGGTGTGTTTTCTTGTAATCTAATTCTCCGGCAAGATGTTGATTGGCAAAAATCTTGACTTGTTGAGAAATCGTTCCTGGAAAAAGTATAGGAATGATGAACATTAGGAATAGGATAGAAGCAATGCTGATTCCTAGCCACTTTAATATTTTCAATAAAACTGTTTTTACATTAACCGCACTCATAAAATTGAATTTTTTGTAATAATTCAAAGATTATGCTAAAAAGTATTTCCAAAAAATCCTCTCTGAAATTTCAAAGAGGATTTTATATGCTTTTAAAAATATTTAAACTTGTTTTTACAGAATTATTTTTATCGCAAAGTCGCAAAAGTTAATCCTATTAAAAATGTGTTAAGTCGCAAAAAAAATGGAGATTTTCATTTTTAACGAAGTTAAAAACTTTGTGCCTTGAAAACATAATTTCTTTTAGTAAATAATTTGTGCCTTTGCGTTAAAAAGTAAAATTTAAAGATATTTTTCAATAATTGGAATTGCAATTTCAGCCATCATTCCGTAACCTTTTTCGTTGGGATGAACACCATCTTTGGAAAGTAAAATCTCTTTATCCTGCAAAAAAACAGAATGAAAATCAATATAATTTAATGAATTTTCAGTTGCAATAGTTTTAAGGATTTGATTATAAATTAAAACATCTTCATTGGTTCTCACTTTTCCTGTTGGAGAAACTTTCGAATCGATGTTTTCTGAAAGAGGAAGAATGCTTACCAGATAGATGTCTTTGGAATATTGTTTAGCGTTTTGAACAGCAATTTCAATATTAGTTTTGAATTGTTCAGGATTTACCAATTGATTTCCATCTTTTTTTGCCAAATCATTAGCTCCGTAACCGATGAAAATGATGTTTCCATCAGCAGAATTTCTGGCTTTCATCTCGTGTGGAATTCTATTAACCAAACCTTCCGTTGTTTCGCCACCGATTCCAAGATTGAAAAGAATCAATTCATTGTTTCCCTCATTATATTTCTGCAAAGCATATCGTTTTAGGATATCCACCCAGCCGCCAAAAACGCCGTCATATTCTCCGTAAGTAATGCTGTCTCCGAAGAATAATCCATAGATCATCTTGTTCATTGTCTTGTTTTAAATCAGTCCAAAATTAGTTTAATGTTTTGATGCGATTCTATAATTTCAACTAAAATTTCGAATAAAGTTTGTCCTTTTCCATTCATCAAATCACCCAGTTTTTGTTGAATCAAATCGACATTGAAAGGTTTCCCGATTCGGATTTTATTTTCGTAGAATTTTTTAGTTAAATCAAAACCTAAATCCTCTTTTGATTTTTGAGAATTTTTCCACGTAATATCTGAATCAATCCTATACAAAATATCATCAAAGCCATCTAAAGTACCAACTTTCCAATCTTCATCATTCATAAAAAGTTCAGAAACTTCGTTGTAAAATCCTTCTAAATCTGAAAAATGACCGCCATTGATGACGGTCATTTTTTTATTATTGATTTCGTTTTTCATTCAATTATTTCCTTAGATAGATATTCCCATATTTGGATTCAAGGCTGTATTGTGGCCCGTTTCCAAATGTTGTCGTAACTAAGGTATGAAAATCATCCGAATCTTTCCCGGCAAATTTGGCGTCCAAATTAGAATAGATTTGTCCATAATAGGTTTCTGCAGAAAGTTTTCCTGTGTTTTTTTCCAAAATTGTTGCATCGATACCGCCATAGGTTGCATTAACGCTAATTTCTCCATCAAAATTTTTAACTTCTACCAATCCATATTTAGCTTCTATTTGAGTTTTAAGAGATTTCGGAACTTTTATTTCCAATTCTATATTGATATCAACACCATTGGACATCGTGTTGAATGTCGCATTGTTAGCTTTACAATATTGCAGATAATCTTCTTTGGTTTTAAAAGTGAGTTTTTCATTTCCCTTATTAACCGTGATTCTGTGAGGAAGATTGTCTATTCCCGAAACATTTCCTTCGATAATAAGAGCATTTCCTTCTTTCGATTCTTTGATTTGAAAAGCATCATTATTTTCATCATCATTGATGTTGACAGTTCCCGAAACCTGAACTTCGCCTTTGTCCCAAGTGCTTATTTTAATTAATTGAGGATAGTCAAACTTCAAAGATATATTCTGATTTTTGGTCGCAGGAAAGCTTTTATTAATCTGGGTTTGTGCTGTAATAACCCCGAAAACGAAAGTCATTACAAAAATTATCAGCCTTTTCATTTTGCTCTCAAATAGATTTTACTGTAATCTGAACGAACTTCTATATCCGTTCCGCCGCCATTCACTTTTCCGACAAGGTCATTACCATAATGAATCAAATCGTCTTCTGTTTTCTTTTCTTGTTCGATTTTGAAATCCGGGGAAATATAGATTTCGCCATACGAAGTTGTCGCTTTCAGGTTTGCTTTTACCGATTTTGGAAGGCTGACATCTGTGTGTCCATAAACCGAAATAATGGATAAAGGACCTTTCACGTTTTGGCTGAAAACCGCTTCCACATTTCCATAGATAGACTTTACAGTTGCCGGTCCTGTGATATTTTCTAGCTGAACATTGTTGTAAGTTGCAGCGATCTCAATCTCATTTTGCATATTTCTGAACACAACTTTTCCGCCGTATTGAGACTGATGTTTAAATGAAACAATCACATTCTCAGGAACCAAAATTTTAATCGATGGAGACGAGATTTTTTTCAATGGATTGACTTCCAAAATGCCATCTTTTTCGCTGACATTAATTCCAAGTCCGGTATTATCTACAAGTCCTAAAACATTGACTGCCTGTAGCCCTTCTGCACGTTTGTCTTCTGCAGGCGTTTTACCTTCCAAAGAGAAAACGATTTCATTGCCTTTATAACCTTCTACTATTACTTGCCCAAGATTGATGAGTAATTTTCCTTTGTTTTTATTGACTTTGTAAGTCTTCGAGTTTTCTTTTGTTGTAATTGCTTGAGTTGTATTTTCCTGCGCTTGGAAGGAAACCGTCATCAAGGCAAACATAATTAAATATATCTTTTTCATTGTATTTAAATTGTTAATAATTAATAAGTTATTTATATAAAAGCTTTTAATATTTCATTAGAACAGCGTAGGCTTCGTCTTTCACAAAATCTACTGTTGTTGGGTCTTGAGCGAGTGCCAAAAGTTTTGTGTTAACTTCTGGACTCAACTCTGAAGATGGTTTTTCAGCCAAAAAGGAAATCAATTCTTTCTGCACCATCGGGTCATTTTGTTGAACAAATATTTGTTGAATCCTCTCTGTTACAGCCGGATTTTGATGTTGTATTTCTAAGGCAGAAACGGCAGCCAATCTTACATTGGTATTTTCGTCAGAAATCGCCTTTTCAGAAAGTAATTCAATTATTTTTGAATCATAATCAGAAAAACGCTTTACCAAAGCAATCCCTTGCAATCTGGAACTTGCAGAAAATTGGTTATTCATCAATTCTATTGCGTTGGCTCTATCAGAATGATTTTCATCTTCAATATTATAATTAGGAATAGAATTTTGATTATCTATTGATTGTTTTGGATAGTCAGAATTATTATATGCAAGGACTTTTGAGGTGTTTTTTTGTATTTTATTTTCTATTATTGATGTTTCTGATTCTTCTTGAACAATTGAAGTATTAGTTAGAACTTCATTTTCCTTTTTCTGAGTTTGTTTAGTTGCAAAAACAGTTTTGTCAATTTCTTTTTCTTGCCATAAATTAAAGATTCCTAAACTTAAAATGACAGCAACAGAAGCGGCGATGGCCCAGGTTTTCAATGGAAATATCGAACGTGTTTTCCCAACGGATGGAGTAGAGTTATCCAATTTAGACATTATATTGTCAAACATTTCGTCAGGAACTTCGAGATTGTCAAATTCATCTCGATGGTCATTGATATATTTTTTAAGCGAATCTTTCATAATGTAGATACTTATTGTTTTTTAAAGGTCATATGTTATCGCCTTATCTTTGTAGGTTTTTGTGCGCCAATTTTTGGTTAAAGGCGATTTCATTCTGGTGTTTTGGGTTTAATTTTTCAAAAATTTTCTTTTTAGCACGATGGTAATAACTTCTTACTGTTCCGTGCGGTATATTTAAAATCTTTGCGATTTCTTCCTGTGGCATTTCCTCGAACAAATAAAGATTGACAATTGTTCTTGTCTGCAAAGGAAATCCTGCAATAATATTTTGAAGTTCTTTCACACGAGATTCCATAGTCAGCTTTGCCTCCAATTCGTCATCTTCTATGTCCAATATTTTATCATCTTCAATTTCAGTAAAATAGATTTTATTTTTCCGAAGAAAATTAAGCGATTGATTGATGGCGATTCGCTTGATCCAACCTCCAAAACTTTCTACATTTTTCAGGGATTTGATTTCAGAAAATGCTTTTAAAAAAACCTCCTGAAGAATATCTTCCGCATCTTCTCTATCATTGACAATACGATAGATGGAATTGAAAACAGCTTTAGAATAACGCTGATAGAGTAGAGAATACCCCGAATTGTCTCCAGAACCGCATCGTTCCAACAATTCTTTGTCATTGATATTTTCTGCTGTTGTCTTCAAAAAGTTATTCGTTTTTTTATGGTTCTATATAATAGACGCAAACCAATTACAAATGTTGCAGTTTTTTATATTTTTTTTAAAGTTTTTTAATTATTGTTGACACAATTTGATTTCAATTGGGATTTTAAAAATATCGATTTTTTCTTTTTCCGTTTTGTTGTACATCTCTTTAGCTTCTTTGCTATCTACGCTTAGGCCGTGATAGACGTAAGTAAAGGTATTATTAGGAGAATTAAGATTGGCGAAAATCATCGATGGGTCTTTTTGATATTTGCTCCAAAATGTTTCCCATTGTTTAGGCGTAAGATTCACTTTGGAATCGTAAGCGTTACGTCCTTCAATATTATATTGTTCTTTGGTAAGACCTTTAATTTCGAAAATAAAATTCTCCTCAGAATCTGATATTTTCAGAATAAGTCCTGGTAAACCAAAAAACTTGTAAGGTCCATCGCTTATCGGGATTTCATTGGTAAACCACGCAATCCATTTTCTACCTCCAAAATTTATTTCCGCTTTCTGAATATTATAATTGAATAACTTACTTTTTTCCTGTTGAATTTTCCAAATTGGTTTGCAAGCATAAGTTGTTAAATAGACTTTGTCGAAAAAATTTTCTTCAGTAATTGTAGTTTGAGATTTCAAATCTTTATGAATTAAAGGCTGTAATTTCCATTGTAGCTTTGGGCTTGGAAAACTTCTGCTTCCCTCATCCACCAACTTGGTTTTTAACGAATCATATTTGAATTTTGCCAAAGATTCGAAATAAGAATTGTCATCATTTTTTAAAAGAACAGTTAACTCCGAATTGTAATCTTTTGAATGTTCTTCTGTTTTCCATTTGAAGTCGTAGATGATTTTATACGATTGTGAAAATATTGCAATGGAACTGATGACTGCAGATAAGCTTAATAATAGTTTGAATTTCATATAATAGTTTTTGATGGTTTACTATTATAATGATGCAGAAATTGAGAATATGTTGCAGTTATATGAATGTAACTATTTCAATACAACATTTAATGCTATTCCAATAATGATTATTCCAATTGCTACAAATAGTAAGGTTTTCAAAGTTTTGATTTCCTTGCCTTGCTTTTCTAAAAGTTCATTTGTTTGATTAAACTGTTTTTCAAATAGTATGTTTAAATTGTCAAAATCTGTTTTAGATTGTTTTGTCTGCTCTTCAAAACCGTTTGATATAGTTGTCTTTAAGTTACTATTTGATTCCGTTAGTTTCTCGGATAATGTATTTATTTTGTTATCGTTATTTTGTATTATTTGCTCTTTAGCTGTACTAGTTTTGTCAATCACAGCGTTTTGAGATTCGTTTAATTTTATTTCTAAAGCCTGTTTTGCACTCGTAATAGACTCAATGATTAGTTGAGATTTTGAAGAAAGAGCATCGAGTTTTGTTGGAAAATCAATTGCTGTTAATGTTTCAATCAGAGAATTACTCGCTTCTACAACGTTTTTATAATGCTCTAAAAGACTGTTGATAGCTTTAATTTTTTCATCGTTTGAAGTACCAACTTTATCAGAAACAGTTTCAAATTTTTCAATTCCTTTTCCAATAGTTTCTTCCGACTTAGTAACAACTTTTTGAACTGACTTTGTATTTTCTTCTTGAGTTTTGGAAAGAAATGTCGTTAGTTCATTTTTTAAGTCATTTATACGACTTTCATAATCAGATTTTACACTCTGAAGATGTTCTACATATTTACGTTGGACTTCGGAAATTCCATCAGTTATTTCAAGAGATTTTCCTCTGAAAAAATCCACTTGCTCTTTTGCAGATGATAAATCTTCAAGATTCTTTTGAAGTTCAAAAAGGACGGAATGTGTATCATTATCGGTCATATTCTAATAAATATTTTTGATTAAAGTTCTTTAGCCAATCGTTGTGAAATACTAAATATAATTCTTCTATAATTACATCAAGTATTTTTGCAACTTCATCACTATCATTGGCATTTTTGATTATTTCTGTTTTGTACTGTTCAATATTTTCAGACAATTCTTTAAAAGTGAGATTAGGGTATTTATCTCTAAAAAATTTAAAACCTAAAGTCAAACTTTCCCTCGCTTCGCTTTCTATATTTTTATTTGCTCCAATACCTAAAACAAACAACGAATAGGCTTTTAGCAACAATAAAGCTCCGTTTCTCGGCTCTGTTCTTAAAAGCCTCAATGTTGCTCCTCGAAGATGTTTCGTGTTGTCTTTTTGTGCTCCACTTGGGTCGATAGTCGTGGCTTTTATGTATTTCCATAAAATGTCAAAAGAATATTCTTTTGCATTGTCTGTATCTATTGTGAGCGAATAATTATTTCCGTCTATTTCGTGGTTCTCTTTGGCATATTTTGAATTGAAATACAAGTGAATAAAATCTTTTAGTTCTTCATTTCCATTTTCCTGCATTCCGATTTCGCAAGCCAAAATCATATCTTCGATAGAACGCAAGCGTTTTGCTTCAATTTCCTTATAGACAAAATCAGTTAGGAATGAT is from Epilithonimonas vandammei and encodes:
- a CDS encoding PmeII family type II restriction endonuclease, whose product is MTEEQRIEILNNAKDFFRSEIVISHIEGACKRASKLSEYNVNPFLFKYLANFLTGNDNAESIAKALVLPRILGSSINTSFGMKVQKLIGQLFQGLGSTTSGIDIEFIDGIDGRRKYCQLKAGPNTINHDDVTTVINHFNGVRNLARTNNLNVGINDMIVGVIYGEETELSSHYKRISQCYPVIIGKEFWYRLTGKENFYLDLIDAIGDVALEVDGSHIVEQTISNLAIEIQAKYFD
- a CDS encoding AsmA-like C-terminal region-containing protein gives rise to the protein MSAVNVKTVLLKILKWLGISIASILFLMFIIPILFPGTISQQVKIFANQHLAGELDYKKTHLTFFRHFPSLTVSVDDFILKGSKPFEQDTLLAAKDVSVGINLKNLIFNQEIKIDEIYVNDATANVFVNSKGQANYNVYVSKPSEKPKDTTGTGASIKLDLIKLKNWNIKYNDHAANVLVNAKGLNYTGKGGLSEDIFDLETDLDIDKLDFALNRIWYAQQKTLHADLITRINTNALTFVLRKNELRINELPLKFTGFVSILKDGYNLNINAASEKTTIKDMLSVLPPQYLSWVKDTKIEGNSDLFFSLKGRFSEPKNQKPDLKASLKVNNGFVSNSKAPVPMNNLNMDLNVELPALDTEKLLLDLRNLSFDLGKNNQFRAKVRTQGLNEMNINANIKGGIDLATLDAALGLKDIELKGLMNTDIQSNGIFNLDKKLFPKTKGYFNLKNGWLKTKYYTNPIQNINILANIHNTDGTFKSLGVKLDPFKFDFEGNPVFVNADLQNFEDVLYKVRAKGVLNVGRIYKVFAKEGFDVSGLIMADLSLNGRQSYATTGQYHKLDNRGNLILKNIKATTEYLPKSFFIKEGNFEFENEKMWFRKFFATYGKSDFALNGYLLNTINYFIERKGTLHGKFHLKSNYILIDEFMALKEGDNKDKSLSVEYAKEEHPKSSGVVIVPKNLDVALEANAKKVEFKGLGLNNLLGLASVSKGEVYLKNTSFDIIGSRMKIDARYQDESPITANYDVALNVADFDVQRAYKEIDMVREMATAAKDVKGIVSLDYKLKGDFDSNMKPIYPSLEGGGNVNLRDVEVKNLKMLSTIGDNIGANAFDNPDMKGVDINTTINNNLIHVEPFTFKVSVLRPTISGTTSFNGLLDFRVRVGLPPAGWIGFPIVVTGTHEKPKIKIFSKTGQGIVEALYNTKSNKVIREEKRAEKKSRAQQRKEKRAQEKKAENAEKQIDKDLKKK
- a CDS encoding SGNH/GDSL hydrolase family protein; the encoded protein is MNKMIYGLFFGDSITYGEYDGVFGGWVDILKRYALQKYNEGNNELILFNLGIGGETTEGLVNRIPHEMKARNSADGNIIFIGYGANDLAKKDGNQLVNPEQFKTNIEIAVQNAKQYSKDIYLVSILPLSENIDSKVSPTGKVRTNEDVLIYNQILKTIATENSLNYIDFHSVFLQDKEILLSKDGVHPNEKGYGMMAEIAIPIIEKYL
- a CDS encoding ribonuclease inhibitor, whose protein sequence is MKNEINNKKMTVINGGHFSDLEGFYNEVSELFMNDEDWKVGTLDGFDDILYRIDSDITWKNSQKSKEDLGFDLTKKFYENKIRIGKPFNVDLIQQKLGDLMNGKGQTLFEILVEIIESHQNIKLILD
- a CDS encoding DUF4097 family beta strand repeat-containing protein; amino-acid sequence: MKKIYLIMFALMTVSFQAQENTTQAITTKENSKTYKVNKNKGKLLINLGQVIVEGYKGNEIVFSLEGKTPAEDKRAEGLQAVNVLGLVDNTGLGINVSEKDGILEVNPLKKISSPSIKILVPENVIVSFKHQSQYGGKVVFRNMQNEIEIAATYNNVQLENITGPATVKSIYGNVEAVFSQNVKGPLSIISVYGHTDVSLPKSVKANLKATTSYGEIYISPDFKIEQEKKTEDDLIHYGNDLVGKVNGGGTDIEVRSDYSKIYLRAK
- a CDS encoding HEAT repeat domain-containing protein produces the protein MKDSLKKYINDHRDEFDNLEVPDEMFDNIMSKLDNSTPSVGKTRSIFPLKTWAIAASVAVILSLGIFNLWQEKEIDKTVFATKQTQKKENEVLTNTSIVQEESETSIIENKIQKNTSKVLAYNNSDYPKQSIDNQNSIPNYNIEDENHSDRANAIELMNNQFSASSRLQGIALVKRFSDYDSKIIELLSEKAISDENTNVRLAAVSALEIQHQNPAVTERIQQIFVQQNDPMVQKELISFLAEKPSSELSPEVNTKLLALAQDPTTVDFVKDEAYAVLMKY
- a CDS encoding RNA polymerase sigma factor, with the protein product MKTTAENINDKELLERCGSGDNSGYSLLYQRYSKAVFNSIYRIVNDREDAEDILQEVFLKAFSEIKSLKNVESFGGWIKRIAINQSLNFLRKNKIYFTEIEDDKILDIEDDELEAKLTMESRVKELQNIIAGFPLQTRTIVNLYLFEEMPQEEIAKILNIPHGTVRSYYHRAKKKIFEKLNPKHQNEIAFNQKLAHKNLQR
- a CDS encoding GLPGLI family protein, yielding MKFKLLLSLSAVISSIAIFSQSYKIIYDFKWKTEEHSKDYNSELTVLLKNDDNSYFESLAKFKYDSLKTKLVDEGSRSFPSPKLQWKLQPLIHKDLKSQTTITEENFFDKVYLTTYACKPIWKIQQEKSKLFNYNIQKAEINFGGRKWIAWFTNEIPISDGPYKFFGLPGLILKISDSEENFIFEIKGLTKEQYNIEGRNAYDSKVNLTPKQWETFWSKYQKDPSMIFANLNSPNNTFTYVYHGLSVDSKEAKEMYNKTEKEKIDIFKIPIEIKLCQQ